From a single Microtus ochrogaster isolate Prairie Vole_2 unplaced genomic scaffold, MicOch1.0 UNK9, whole genome shotgun sequence genomic region:
- the Cep68 gene encoding centrosomal protein of 68 kDa: protein MALGEDVAETDASVNTKVPSCGRWNSGEQELLPPGLKPQQPLHLEVERGPLWRAEAGPDCISGLFLSQAHVASGEPVADRSKPTLRGPLPSASMGTGDLHSAGSHMEENKLPASQDLYQRVKVLGTITVCSEHDTDSEDNQSLVESPQVLGLSQQPHVSSFPLLSQWKTTVSPGAPQLSSRSISASSMGNSLQDHQEKAEPQSSSFAKVSSQEFIVPHGAPSVVGSEPQSLWSPQPGVPGGNATSLGKRQLSFQAEYWACVLPNSLPPSPNRSSPLWNPNKEYEDLLDYTYPLRPGPQLPKQLESHVLADPVMQDSGVDLDSFSASAASTLKSPTNISHLPAEVPALPFSGATEPCLKRWPLGVSQKQDGISLASWKQLASTPRASGTKGTSCENREAAPRDTKIYPPIGENLSVGSPQLRTKERGPPFSRLEREKRACRNVGHPAYVKPAWTSEEEMESEDEYLALPTRLTQASSLMSYLGAIPTLVNLPPGAAEEYSSLEVSDSDGSASPTLDSSQRQHPSGATFQGPMVQNPCFVDSIHPKDSSDKSNIMSSQALGVSYGLLKTHPSMQAASDRWSFSEPAAGERLPRNTGQGKASLVQCVQTFCCQLEELICWLYNVTDVADLSAPPSSTLTGLKSSLQLYRQLKKDVDKHQSLTESVLEKGEILLQCLMDNTPVLKDVLGRIAEQSGELESCADHLYDSILASLDMLAGCTLIPDHRPTAAKEHPPERL from the exons ATGGCTCTAGGTGAAGATGTGGCAGAGACAGACGCCTCTGTCAACACGAAGGTCCCATCCTGTGGCAGGTGGAACTCTGGGGAACAGGAGCTGCTGCCCCCAGGACTCAAGCCACAGCAACCCCTGCATCTGGAAGTTGAGAGAGGGCCACTGTGGAGGGCTGAGGCTGGCCCTGACTGCATCTCTGGACTTTTCTTGTCACAGGCCCACGTTGCCAGCGGAGAACCAGTAGCAGATAGGTCTAAACCTACCCTCAGAGGCCCACTTCCTTCTGCCAGCATGGGGACTGGAGACCTTCACTCTGCGGGAAGCCAC ATGGAGGAAAACAAACTTCCTGCCTCCCAGGACCTGTATCAGAGGGTTAAAGTCCTTGGAACTATAACTGTGTGCTCAGAACATGATACTGACAGTGAAGACAACCAGTCCCTGGTTGAGTCACCTCAAGTTTTGGGCCTCAGCCAGCAACCTCATGTCTCAAGTTTCCCTCTGCTATCACAATGGAAGACCACGGTGAGCCCAGGTGCTCCTCAGCTCTCTAGCAGAAGCATCTCTGCCTCTTCCATGGGCAACAGTCTCCAGGATCACCAGGAGAAGGCAGAGCCTCAAAGTAGCTCCTTTGCCAAGGTCTCCTCTCAGGAGTTTATTGTACCCCACGGAGCCCCCTCTGTGGTGGGGTCAGAGCCTCAGTCCCTGTGGTCACCACAGCCTGGAGTCCCTGGGGGTAATGCTACTAGCCTGGGTAAGAGACAGCTCTCCTTTCAGGCAGAGTACTGGGCCTGTGTGCTGCCAAATTCTCTACCTCCCTCTCCTAACCGCAGTTCCCCACTCTGGAACCCAAATAAAGAGTATGAAGATCTGCTTGACTACACTTACCCACTGAGGCCTGGGCCTCAGCTCCCAAAGCAACTTGAGAGTCATGTACTGGCTGACCCTGTCATGCAGGACTCAGGCGTAGATCTGGACAGTTTCTCTGCCTCCGCAGCAAGTACTCTCAAGTCACCCACTAACATCTCACACTTACCAGCAGAAGTGCCTGCCCTGCCATTTTCTGGAGCCACGGAGCCATGCCTTAAGCGTTGGCCCTTGGGAGTATCCCAGAAACAGGATGGCATAAGCCTGGCATCTTGGAAGCAGCTTGCATCAACCCCTAGAGCCTCAGGTACCAAGGGTACTTCTTGTGAGAACAGAGAGGCAGCCCCAAGGGACACAAAGATCTATCCACCTATAGGCGAGAACCTCAGTGTGGGTTCTCCCCAGCTAAGGACAAAGGAGAGGGGCCCGCCCTTTTCTagactagagagagagaagagagcctgCCGGAATGTTGGGCATCCTGCCTATGTGAAGCCTGCGTGGACGtcagaagaggagatggaaagtgAGGATGAGTACCTTGCCTTGCCCACGAGGCTGACTCAGGCTTCTAGTCTGATGTCCTACTTAGGTGCCATTCCCACCCTTGTGAACCTACCCCCTGGGGCTGCTGAGGAGTACAGTTCACTGGAAGTCTCAGACAGTGATGGGTCAGCTTCCCCCACATTGGACTCCAGCCAAAGGCAGCATCCTTCTGGTGCTACCTTCCAAGGGCCTATGGTCCAGAACCCCTGCTTTGTGGACTCTATCCATCCCAAAGACTCCTCAGACAAAAGTAATATCATGAGCAGCCAGGCCCTTGGGGTCTCTTATGGACTGCTGAAAACTCACCCCTCCATGCAAGCTGCGTCGGACAGGTGGTCGTTCTCAGAGCCAGCTGCTGGAGAGAGGCTTCCCAGGAACACAGGGCAGGGGAAAGCGTCACTGGTGCAATGTGTGCAG ACATTTTGTTGTCAGCTGGAAGAGCTCATCTGCTGGTTGTATAATGTCACAGATGTTGCTGACCTCAGTGCTCCACCCAGTTCCACTCTGACGGGCCTCAAGTCTTCTCTGCAGCTTTACCGG CAACTTAAGAAAGATGTAGACAAACATCAGTCCCTGACAGAGAGTGTCTTGGAGAAGGGGGAGATTCTTCTTCAGTGCCTGATGGATAACACCCCAG